From Primulina tabacum isolate GXHZ01 chromosome 2, ASM2559414v2, whole genome shotgun sequence, one genomic window encodes:
- the LOC142533999 gene encoding obg-like ATPase 1, which produces MPPKAAKSKEAPAERPILGRFSSHLKIGIVGLPNVGKSTLFNTLTKLSIPAENFPFCTIEPNEARVNVPDERFEWLLQLYKPKSEVSAFLEIHDIAGLVRGAHEGQGLGNNFLSHIRAVDGIFHVLRAFEDPDIIHVDDSVDPVRDLEVISAELRLKDLEFMERRIEDVEKSMKRSNDKQLKIEHELCLRVKASLEEGKDARLVEWKAADIEILNTFQLLSAKPVVYLVNMNEKDYQRKKNKFLPKIHAWVQEHGGETIIPVSCALEKNLADMSLDENVKYCAENKVQSSLTKIIKTGFSAINLIYFFTAGPDEVKCWQIRRQTKAPQAAGTIHTDFEKGFICAEVMKFEDLKELGSEAAVKAAGKYRQEGKTYVVVDGDIIFFKFNVSGGGKK; this is translated from the exons ATGCCTCCCAAAGCTGCGAAGTCGAAGGAAGCTCCAGCGGAGAGACCCATCCTTGGGCGCTTTTCTTCTCATCTTAAAATTGGAATT GTTGGGTTGCCTAATGTGGGGAAATCAACACTCTTCAACACTCTTACGAAGTTATCCATTCCCGCCGAAAACTTTCCCTTCTGTACTATTGAGCCCAACGAGGCTCGTGTTAATGTTCCCGATGAACGATTTGAATGGCTCTTGCAACTGTACAAGCCAAAGAGTGAG GTATCTGCTTTTTTAGAAATTCACGATATTGCTGGACTTGTTCGTGGTGCTCATGAAGGACAAGGACTAGGGAACAATTTCTTGTCTCATATCCGTGCAGTTGATGGCATTTTTCATGTCTTAC GTGCATTTGAAGATCCTGACATCATTCATGTAGATGACTCTGTCGATCCTGTCAGAGATCTGGAGGTTATAAGCGCAGAATTGCGGCTCAAg GATCTTGAGTTCATGGAGAGGAGAATTGAGGATGTTGAAAAGAGCATGAAGAGGAGCAATGACAAGCAACTGAAAATCGAGCATGAATTGTGTCTACGG GTCAAAGCTTCGCTGGAGGAGGGAAAAGATGCTCGCCTGGTGGAGTGGAAAGCTGCTGATATTGAGATCTTGAATACTTTTCAACTGCTCAGTGCCAAACCCGTTGTTTATTTG GTTAACATGAATGAGAAAGACTATCAAAGAAAAAAGAACAAATTTCTTCCAAAGATCCACGCCTG GGTGCAGGAGCATGGTGGTGAAACCATAATCCCTGTCAGCTGTGCCTTAGAGAAAAATCTTGCTGATATGTCCCTAGATGAAAATGTGAAGTATTGTGCAGAGAACAAGGTACAAAG TTCCCTTACGAAGATCATAAAGACTGGATTTTCAGCCATTAATCTCATTTACTTTTTCACAGCAGGACCAGATGAG GTAAAGTGCTGGCAAATTCGTCGACAGACAAAAGCCCCCCAAGCTGCAGGAACTATTCATACTGATTTTGAAAAGGGCTTCATCTGTGCTGAG GTTATGAAATTTGAAGATCTGAAGGAACTTGGCAGTGAGGCTGCCGTAAAG GCTGCCGGAAAGTACCGGCAGGAGGGGAAGACGTATGTTGTCGTAGATGGAGACATTATTTTCTTCAAATTTAATGTTTCTGGTGGCGGTAAGAAGTGA
- the LOC142533963 gene encoding ADP-ribosylation factor GTPase-activating protein AGD12-like: MNSHPSSLGRPSSGKRRLKDLLSQRDNRVCADCGAPDPKWASANIGVFICLKCCGVHRSLGTHISKVLSVTLDEWSDDEIDAMIEVGGNASANSIYEAYILEGVSKPGPDAGHEERSRFIRSKYELQEFLKPSLRILSGASKKHSLQASLSRKIMDSFRTSASAQKSEGMVEFIGMLKIIVLKGTNLAVRDMLSSDPYVVLTLGQQKAQTTVIKSNLNPIWNEELMLSVPQDYGSIKLQVYDHDTFSADDIMGEAEIDIQPMITSATAFGDAGMFGNMQIGKWLKSHDNALLEDSIVNIVDGKVKQAVSLKLQNVESGELELELEWISLDQ, encoded by the exons ATGAACAGCCATCCGTCTTCCTTGGGACGACCATCTTCAG GTAAACGAagattgaaagatcttctgAGTCAACGGGATAACCGCGTATGTGCAGATTGTGGTGCTCCAGACCCAAAATGGGC GTCGGCAAATATTGGAGTGTTTATATGCTTGAAGTGCTGTGGAGTCCACAGAAGCCTTGGTACTCATATTTCTAAG GTCTTGTCCGTGACATTAGATGAATGGTCCGATGACGAAATTGATGCAATGATCGAGGTTGGTGGAAATGCATCGGCAAATTCTATTTATGAGGCTTATATTCTCGAAGGAGTGTCAAAACCTGGACCAGACGCTGGCCATGAAGAGCGTTCAAGATTTATCAG GTCTAAGTACGAGCTTCAAGAATTTCTGAAACCAAGCCTACGAATACTGTCAGGTGCTTCCAAAAAACATTCTTTGCAAGCAAGTTTATCCAGGAAGATCATGGATAGTTTTCGTACTTCAGCTTCGGCGCAAAAATCA GAAGGCATGGTGGAATTTATTGGGATGTTGAAGATTATTGTGCTTAAAGGAACAAATTTAGCTGTCCGAGATATGCTTTCAAGTGATCCATATGTCGTCTTGACTCTTGGGCAGCAG AAAGCACAAACAACTGTGATTAAAAGCAATTTGAATCCTATCTGGAATGAGGAACTCATGCTTTCTGTTCCACAAGATTATGGTTCCATTAAGCTG CAAGTTTACGATCATGATACATTTTCCGCGGATGATATTATGGGGGAAGCAGAGATAGATATTCAACCAATGATAACTTCTGCGACTGCATTTGGAGATGCTGGAATGTTTGGAAACATGCAAATTGGGAAATGGCTGAAATCACACGATAATGCTTTGCTAGAAGACAGCATTGTAAATATTGTTGATGGGAAAGTGAAGCAGGCTGTTTCCCTCAAGCTACAAAATGTAGAATCTGGTGAATTAGAACTTGAACTTGAGTGGATTTCTCTTGACCAATAG
- the LOC142537816 gene encoding caffeoylshikimate esterase-like, with the protein MAHPIHEANENSPYGSLKKEDFYKKHQILHQETYMKNQENINIFTQTWQPADPKSKLKGIVAMIHGYTSESSWLFELNAVAIAKAGFLCCALDLQGHGFSEGPYDHISDIHPLVSDCIHYFDSIHYVHPNLPRFLYGESLGGGIAILICLKQKTEWKGLILSGAMCEISRKFKPVWPLEKLLPIAAYFAPSWRIAITSPPLSKAYKEDWKRKLAENSPNRRTSGKPTAASALQFMKTCEYIKRSCHLLEVPLLIMHGGDDIICDPEGAKYLYETASSKDKSLKILGGVWHQLIGEPNESAENIFNAMMAWMEVRAASTTTK; encoded by the coding sequence ATGGCTCATCCAATTCATGAAGCCAATGAGAACAGCCCTTACGGATCCCTGAAAAAGGAGGATTTTTACAAGAAACATCAGATACTCCACCAAGAAACCTACATGAAAAACCAAGAAAACATTAACATATTCACCCAAACTTGGCAACCTGCAGATCCAAAATCCAAGCTGAAAGGGATAGTAGCCATGATTCATGGCTACACCTCAGAGAGCAGTTGGCTTTTTGAACTAAACGCAGTAGCCATAGCGAAAGCCGGTTTTTTGTGTTGTGCCCTCGATTTACAAGGTCATGGATTCTCAGAAGGGCCATACGATCATATCTCAGATATTCACCCCTTGGTCTCTGACTGCATTCATTATTTCGACTCAATCCATTATGTTCATCCGAATCTTCCACGCTTTCTCTACGGTGAGTCTTTAGGTGGTGGCATTGCCATACTCATATGCTTGAAGCAAAAAACAGAATGGAAAGGCTTGATCTTGAGTGGTGCAATGTGTGAGATCTCGAGGAAGTTTAAACCGGTGTGGCCGTTGGAGAAGTTGCTACCTATAGCTGCATATTTTGCTCCATCTTGGAGAATTGCGATCACTAGCCCTCCGTTGAGTAAAGCTTACAAGGAAGATTGGAAGAGGAAACTGGCGGAAAATAGCCCGAATCGACGGACTTCCGGGAAGCCAACTGCAGCATCTGCACTGCAGTTTATGAAAACCTGTGAATATATAAAAAGAAGTTGCCATCTATTGGAAGTGCCATTGCTGATTATGCATGGTGGAGACGATATAATATGCGATCCTGAAGGGGCTAAATACCTGTATGAAACAGCAAGTAGCAAGGACAAGAGTTTGAAGATCTTGGGGGGCGTGTGGCATCAGTTAATTGGCGAACCAAATGAAAGtgcagaaaatatttttaacgctATGATGGCATGGATGGAAGTAAGAGCTGCTTCAACAACCACCAAGTAG